The following proteins are co-located in the Gordonia polyisoprenivorans genome:
- a CDS encoding MarR family winged helix-turn-helix transcriptional regulator — protein sequence MSRQATPDAGSRRDDHGTATDPLLLQLLRAAHRVESQLSADLAELGVSPEQWRLLSVLATEDGRTMSELSRLAVLPPASTTRGVDRLVTLGLTYRRADPVDRRRVVVHLSARGRRRIAAVQRAEAAVESDVADALGARGYVGMIEALGRIGT from the coding sequence GTGAGTCGCCAGGCTACCCCGGACGCCGGGTCCCGGCGCGACGACCACGGCACCGCCACCGACCCACTGCTGCTGCAACTGCTGCGCGCCGCGCACCGGGTCGAGTCACAGTTGTCGGCCGACCTCGCCGAACTGGGGGTGTCACCCGAACAGTGGCGTCTACTCTCGGTGCTCGCCACCGAGGACGGCCGGACCATGTCGGAGCTGTCACGCCTGGCCGTTCTACCACCGGCGAGCACCACACGCGGGGTCGACCGGCTGGTGACACTGGGCCTGACCTATCGGCGTGCCGATCCGGTCGACCGGCGGCGGGTCGTCGTGCACCTGAGCGCCCGTGGCCGGCGTCGTATCGCTGCCGTCCAACGCGCCGAGGCGGCCGTCGAAAGCGACGTCGCCGACGCACTCGGCGCACGCGGCTACGTCGGCATGATCGAGGCGCTCGGCCGGATCGGGACCTGA